In Leuconostocaceae bacterium ESL0723, the following proteins share a genomic window:
- a CDS encoding ROK family glucokinase gives MAKDKLIGVDLGGTTIKFAILTEEGEVQQKWSIQTNVLDGGAHIVPDIVQSINHHLDIYQLSPDRIIGIGMGTPGTVNRETGTVRGAYNLNWADEQPVRQQIEDGTNFSVNIDNDANVAALGEAWKGAGNNDNEVSFMTLGTGVGGGLVANGKLIHGKAGAGGEVGHIVVEPNGYLCTCGNRGCLEQYASATGVVHLAQDFAEQYVGDSQLKKMIDDGEEVTSKIVFDLAKEGDFLANETVDKVAYYLGFAAAAISNILNPSAIVIGGGVAAAGEFLRERIERNWSPFAFPTVRNSTVVKLAELGNDAGVIGAASLARPEKPAQES, from the coding sequence ATGGCAAAGGATAAATTAATTGGTGTTGACCTCGGCGGTACCACCATTAAGTTTGCGATTTTGACTGAAGAAGGTGAAGTTCAGCAAAAATGGTCCATTCAGACGAATGTCTTGGATGGCGGCGCACACATTGTGCCAGACATTGTTCAGTCGATTAACCACCACTTGGACATTTACCAGCTTAGTCCCGACCGTATTATCGGGATTGGCATGGGAACGCCAGGCACAGTTAACCGGGAAACCGGCACGGTTCGTGGGGCTTACAACCTAAACTGGGCTGACGAACAGCCGGTCCGTCAACAGATTGAAGACGGTACCAACTTCTCCGTGAACATCGACAACGATGCCAACGTGGCCGCCCTCGGGGAGGCCTGGAAGGGTGCCGGTAATAATGATAACGAGGTTTCCTTTATGACCCTGGGAACCGGTGTTGGCGGTGGTCTGGTGGCCAATGGTAAGTTGATTCACGGTAAGGCTGGTGCCGGTGGTGAGGTTGGCCACATCGTGGTTGAGCCAAACGGCTACCTTTGTACCTGTGGCAACCGCGGCTGCCTGGAGCAGTATGCTTCAGCGACCGGAGTTGTTCACCTGGCCCAGGACTTTGCCGAGCAGTACGTCGGTGATTCCCAGCTGAAGAAGATGATTGATGATGGCGAAGAAGTCACTTCTAAGATTGTCTTTGATTTGGCTAAGGAAGGTGACTTCCTGGCGAACGAAACGGTTGATAAGGTGGCTTACTACCTTGGCTTTGCGGCCGCAGCTATTTCTAACATTTTGAACCCTTCTGCCATCGTCATCGGTGGTGGGGTGGCCGCTGCCGGTGAGTTCCTGCGTGAGCGCATCGAACGTAACTGGTCGCCTTTCGCCTTTCCAACGGTGCGTAATAGCACGGTGGTGAAGTTGGCTGAACTTGGTAACGATGCCGGTGTCATTGGTGCCGCTTCTCTGGCCCGCCCAGAAAAGCCAGCCCAAGAATCTTAA